The following are from one region of the Stigmatella ashevillena genome:
- a CDS encoding MmcQ/YjbR family DNA-binding protein: MANGSGVNNNPHRQALRAFALGYPGSHEDFPWGELVLKVKGKVFIFLGTDGAELGLSVKLPQSNEAALMMPFAKPTGYGLGKSGWVSVHFGPKEKPPLELLRQWIDESYRAVAPKKLVAQLEGTAPEKPVAAKKPAAAKKPAAAKKPAARKPAKKKTAKRAR; this comes from the coding sequence ATGGCCAACGGCAGTGGCGTGAACAACAACCCTCACCGGCAGGCGTTGCGAGCGTTTGCGCTCGGCTATCCCGGCTCCCACGAGGACTTCCCCTGGGGGGAGCTCGTCCTCAAAGTGAAGGGCAAGGTCTTCATCTTCCTGGGCACCGACGGCGCGGAGCTGGGGCTCTCCGTCAAGCTTCCCCAGTCCAACGAGGCGGCCCTGATGATGCCGTTCGCCAAGCCCACCGGGTACGGTCTTGGCAAGAGCGGCTGGGTGTCGGTCCACTTCGGCCCGAAAGAGAAGCCTCCGCTGGAGCTGCTGCGCCAGTGGATTGATGAGAGCTACCGCGCTGTCGCTCCGAAGAAGCTCGTGGCCCAGCTCGAAGGAACGGCGCCTGAAAAGCCCGTCGCCGCGAAGAAGCCCGCTGCTGCAAAGAAGCCTGCCGCCGCGAAGAAGCCCGCGGCGCGCAAACCGGCGAAGAAGAAGACGGCGAAGCGGGCGCGCTGA
- a CDS encoding acyl-CoA carboxylase subunit beta, producing MKMKDRMDKLAEHRRRNEGMGGPERVERQRAKNKLDARSRMKLLFDPDTFEELGLLAAHHGNLPEEEEADKPSSADGVITGTGEIDGRPVAAAIYDFTVFGGSIGEIGERKVARLRDIALKSRIPMVWLVDSAGARLDASAGIDPRRIAGFADTGYLFREQVVMSGVIPQVAAMMGPGAAGTAYIPALADFLPMVKATSSIAIGGPYLVESVVGEKVTEEELGGSKVHTEISGVADAEYPDDTACIAAVREYLSFFPPNCEERPPRKPSTDPFNRRDEELLKIVPESPRQAFDMHKVILSLVDDRKFFPLKPRWARNLITGLARIDGYPVGIVANNSMYLGGILDVNASDKAARFVNLCDAFNIPLVFLQDVPGFMVGTKVEQAGIIRHGAKMMYAVASATVPKFTVVVRKGYGAGYYVMNGRAFEPDLLIAWPGAEIGVMGPEGMVSIAARKLLQTAESPQAAEVMKKELADNLRQHIRIERTAALAMVDDVVDPRDTRRLLARALKRTANKKVERPFRRREISPV from the coding sequence ATGAAGATGAAAGATCGCATGGACAAGCTCGCCGAGCACCGCCGCCGCAATGAAGGCATGGGTGGACCGGAGCGAGTCGAGCGTCAGCGCGCCAAGAACAAGCTGGATGCCCGCTCGCGCATGAAGCTGCTGTTCGACCCGGACACCTTCGAAGAACTGGGACTCTTGGCCGCGCACCACGGCAACCTCCCAGAGGAAGAAGAGGCAGACAAGCCCTCTTCCGCGGACGGGGTCATCACCGGCACCGGAGAGATCGACGGCCGCCCCGTGGCCGCGGCGATCTACGACTTCACCGTGTTCGGTGGCTCCATCGGGGAGATCGGCGAGCGGAAGGTGGCGCGGCTGAGGGACATTGCCCTCAAGAGCCGCATCCCCATGGTGTGGCTGGTGGACTCGGCGGGAGCCCGGCTGGATGCCTCCGCGGGCATCGATCCGCGGCGCATCGCGGGCTTCGCGGACACGGGCTACCTCTTCAGGGAACAGGTGGTGATGAGCGGGGTGATTCCGCAGGTGGCGGCCATGATGGGCCCTGGCGCCGCGGGCACGGCCTACATTCCGGCGCTGGCCGACTTCCTGCCCATGGTGAAGGCCACGAGCTCCATCGCCATCGGCGGTCCGTACCTGGTGGAGTCCGTGGTGGGCGAGAAGGTGACGGAGGAGGAGCTGGGCGGCTCCAAGGTCCACACGGAGATCTCCGGGGTGGCGGACGCGGAGTACCCGGATGACACGGCGTGCATTGCCGCCGTGCGCGAGTACCTGTCCTTCTTCCCCCCGAATTGCGAGGAGCGGCCACCGCGCAAGCCCTCGACGGACCCGTTCAACCGGCGGGACGAGGAGCTCCTCAAGATCGTTCCGGAGAGCCCCCGGCAGGCGTTCGACATGCACAAGGTCATCCTGTCGCTGGTGGACGACCGGAAGTTCTTCCCGCTCAAGCCGCGCTGGGCGCGCAACCTCATCACCGGGCTGGCGCGCATCGATGGCTACCCGGTGGGCATCGTGGCCAACAACTCGATGTACCTGGGCGGCATCCTCGACGTGAACGCGTCGGACAAGGCCGCGCGCTTCGTGAACCTGTGTGACGCCTTCAACATCCCGCTGGTGTTCCTACAGGATGTGCCCGGCTTCATGGTGGGCACGAAGGTGGAGCAGGCGGGCATCATCCGCCACGGCGCGAAGATGATGTACGCAGTGGCAAGCGCCACGGTGCCCAAGTTCACCGTGGTGGTGCGCAAGGGCTACGGGGCGGGCTACTACGTGATGAACGGGCGGGCATTCGAGCCAGACCTGCTGATCGCCTGGCCGGGCGCGGAGATCGGCGTGATGGGCCCGGAGGGCATGGTGTCCATCGCGGCGCGCAAGCTCTTGCAGACCGCGGAGAGCCCCCAGGCCGCCGAGGTGATGAAGAAAGAGCTGGCGGACAACCTCCGCCAACACATCCGCATCGAGCGCACGGCGGCCCTCGCGATGGTGGACGACGTGGTGGACCCCCGGGACACGCGGCGCCTGCTGGCACGGGCGCTCAAGCGCACGGCGAACAAGAAGGTGGAGCGTCCCTTCCGCCGCCGGGAGATCTCCCCCGTCTGA
- a CDS encoding class I SAM-dependent methyltransferase, with amino-acid sequence MKAEMDVREYNRDAWNRQVAQGARWTLPVSPEVIAAARRGEWSVVLTPHKPVPREWFGELKGREVLGLASAGGQQGPVLAAAGARMTIFDNSPAQLGQDRLVAEREGLEMRFVEGDMRDLSAFADESFDLVFNPASNCFVENVRQVWREAYRVLRPGGVLLSGFCNPISFLFDPELEKQGTMQLKYRMPYSDFTSLTEEERRRYTDKGEPLCIAHSLEDQIGGQLAAGFLLAGLYEDLHSEGDKLSEYLSPLCATRAVKPATR; translated from the coding sequence ATGAAGGCTGAAATGGATGTCCGGGAGTACAACCGGGATGCGTGGAACCGGCAGGTGGCCCAGGGCGCCCGGTGGACGCTGCCCGTGAGTCCGGAGGTCATCGCCGCGGCGCGCCGGGGCGAGTGGAGCGTGGTGCTGACGCCGCACAAGCCCGTGCCCCGGGAGTGGTTCGGGGAACTGAAGGGCCGGGAGGTCCTGGGCCTCGCGAGCGCGGGAGGGCAGCAGGGGCCGGTCCTGGCGGCGGCCGGGGCGCGCATGACGATCTTCGACAACTCACCGGCTCAACTGGGGCAAGACCGCCTGGTGGCGGAGCGGGAGGGGCTGGAGATGCGGTTCGTCGAGGGGGACATGAGGGATTTGTCCGCCTTCGCGGACGAGAGCTTCGATCTCGTCTTCAACCCGGCCTCGAACTGCTTCGTGGAGAACGTGCGGCAGGTCTGGCGCGAGGCGTACCGCGTCCTGCGCCCCGGAGGCGTCCTGCTGTCCGGGTTCTGCAACCCGATCAGCTTCCTGTTCGATCCCGAATTGGAGAAGCAGGGGACGATGCAGCTCAAGTACCGGATGCCCTACTCGGACTTCACCAGCCTCACGGAGGAGGAGCGGCGGCGGTACACGGACAAGGGCGAGCCCTTGTGCATTGCGCACTCGCTGGAGGACCAGATCGGTGGGCAGCTCGCTGCGGGCTTCCTCCTGGCGGGCCTTTATGAGGACCTGCACTCCGAGGGAGACAAGCTGTCGGAATACCTGTCTCCGCTCTGTGCGACGCGTGCGGTGAAGCCCGCCACCCGGTGA
- a CDS encoding SDR family NAD(P)-dependent oxidoreductase gives METELQGKGVLVTGGAGGIGSATVRAFAEEGARVAVHYRSSEAPARALAGEVGGVALRADLTVEAEVDALIPEAVRALGRLDVLVANAGHWAPLDVPVWKMSLSRWRQSMAENLDSVFLCCRAFLRHVEVTRGGSLVLISSTAGLFGEAGHSDYAAAKGALASGFVKSLKNELGRIAPLARVNVVCPGWTEVDRNRARLQDPAFLSRVTRTMALRKVARPEDIARVIVTLASDRISGHVTGEIVTVAGGMEGRVLHEG, from the coding sequence ATGGAGACGGAACTGCAGGGCAAGGGCGTCCTCGTGACTGGAGGCGCCGGGGGAATTGGTTCCGCCACGGTGCGCGCCTTCGCGGAAGAGGGTGCCCGGGTGGCGGTGCACTACCGGTCGAGCGAGGCGCCGGCACGGGCTCTGGCAGGAGAGGTCGGGGGCGTGGCGCTCCGGGCGGACCTGACGGTCGAGGCCGAGGTGGATGCGCTCATCCCCGAGGCGGTGAGGGCGTTGGGGCGGTTGGATGTGCTGGTGGCCAACGCGGGCCACTGGGCTCCCCTGGACGTGCCAGTGTGGAAGATGTCGCTGTCCCGGTGGCGCCAGTCGATGGCGGAGAACCTGGACAGCGTCTTTCTGTGTTGCCGGGCCTTCCTGCGGCACGTCGAGGTGACGCGGGGCGGGAGCCTGGTGTTGATCAGCTCCACCGCGGGCCTCTTCGGCGAGGCGGGCCATTCGGACTACGCGGCGGCCAAGGGGGCGCTGGCGAGCGGCTTCGTGAAGAGCCTGAAGAACGAGCTGGGGCGCATCGCGCCGCTGGCCCGGGTCAACGTGGTGTGTCCGGGCTGGACCGAGGTGGATCGAAACCGGGCGCGGCTGCAAGACCCGGCGTTTCTCTCCCGGGTGACGCGGACCATGGCCTTGCGTAAGGTGGCTAGGCCCGAGGACATCGCTCGGGTCATCGTAACGCTGGCATCGGATCGCATCTCCGGGCACGTGACCGGCGAAATCGTCACCGTGGCGGGGGGCATGGAAGGCAGGGTGCTTCATGAAGGCTGA
- a CDS encoding 3-keto-5-aminohexanoate cleavage protein — protein MSNPMVITAAMVGAETTREQTPHLPITAEEIAEDAVRCREAGAAMVHLHVRTPDGKPSQDAELFRAAIRAIRKRTDILVQVSTGGAVGMSVDERCGGLTLTGADRPDMATLTTGTVNFGEEVFWNPRPLVRDIAKRIKELGLKPELECFDVGMIDEANTLAKEGLVQQPAHYDFVLGVPGALAAREAALDFMISSLPEGSTWTVAAVGRHQLPFVDLAAVKGGNARVGLEDNIYVSKGVLAKGNWELVAEAAKRAKAKGRTLATPEEARKLLRLA, from the coding sequence ATGAGCAACCCAATGGTCATCACTGCGGCGATGGTGGGGGCGGAGACGACGCGCGAGCAGACCCCGCACCTGCCCATCACCGCCGAGGAGATCGCCGAGGACGCGGTCCGGTGCCGGGAGGCCGGGGCGGCGATGGTGCACCTGCACGTGCGCACGCCGGACGGCAAGCCCTCTCAGGACGCGGAGCTGTTCCGGGCGGCCATCCGGGCCATCCGCAAGCGGACGGACATTCTCGTCCAGGTCTCCACGGGCGGCGCGGTGGGCATGAGCGTGGACGAGCGCTGTGGCGGGCTGACGCTCACCGGGGCGGACCGTCCGGACATGGCGACGCTGACCACGGGCACCGTCAACTTCGGCGAGGAGGTGTTCTGGAATCCGCGCCCGCTGGTGCGGGACATCGCGAAGCGGATCAAAGAACTGGGCCTGAAGCCAGAGCTCGAGTGCTTCGACGTGGGGATGATCGACGAGGCGAACACGCTGGCGAAGGAAGGCCTCGTTCAGCAACCGGCGCACTATGACTTCGTGCTGGGCGTACCGGGCGCGCTGGCGGCCCGGGAGGCCGCGCTGGACTTCATGATCTCCTCGTTGCCCGAGGGGAGCACGTGGACGGTGGCCGCGGTGGGCCGTCACCAACTGCCGTTCGTGGATCTGGCGGCGGTGAAGGGCGGCAACGCGCGCGTGGGGCTCGAGGACAACATCTACGTGTCCAAGGGCGTGCTGGCCAAGGGCAACTGGGAGTTGGTGGCGGAGGCCGCGAAGCGGGCCAAGGCGAAGGGCCGCACGCTGGCGACTCCAGAAGAGGCGCGAAAGCTGCTGCGCCTCGCCTGA
- a CDS encoding hotdog fold domain-containing protein: MSSHDAHYGGNLVDGARMLGLFGDVATELCIRHDGDEGLFRAYDSVEFLAPVYAGDFIEAEGEILSAGNTSRKMRFEARKVIRPRTDVNDSAADLLSEPVVVCRATGTCVVPKDKQRIPR, translated from the coding sequence ATGAGCAGCCACGACGCGCATTATGGCGGCAACCTGGTGGACGGAGCGCGGATGCTGGGGCTCTTCGGGGACGTGGCCACGGAGCTGTGCATCCGCCACGACGGAGACGAGGGGCTGTTCCGGGCGTATGACTCGGTGGAGTTCCTGGCCCCGGTGTACGCCGGAGACTTCATCGAGGCGGAAGGGGAGATCCTCAGCGCGGGCAACACGTCGCGGAAGATGCGTTTCGAGGCGAGGAAGGTGATTCGCCCGCGCACGGACGTGAACGACTCGGCGGCCGACCTCTTGTCCGAGCCCGTGGTGGTGTGCCGTGCCACCGGCACCTGTGTGGTTCCCAAGGACAAGCAGCGCATTCCTCGCTAG
- a CDS encoding OAM dimerization domain-containing protein: MVKPSKQIIRPYGDRRDDGVVQLSFTLPVPLSEKAKEAAAQFARKMGFSDVKVAAAERAADSYTFFIVYAHTSVSLDYAEVDVPEVIVKKMGFDDLNAFIQEKVGRRIVVFGACTGTDTHTVGIDAILNMKGYAGDYGLERYPWFEAFNLGSQVPNEDLISKALAKNADAILVSQVVTQRDVHKDNSRQFIEATKARGIHGKTILLLGGPRVDHKLALELGFDAGFGPGTKPSDVANYVAHAVLKKMGKEDPNAHYQGEPT; encoded by the coding sequence ATGGTGAAGCCGAGCAAGCAGATCATCCGGCCCTACGGCGACCGCCGGGACGACGGCGTGGTGCAGCTGTCGTTCACGTTGCCGGTGCCCCTGTCGGAGAAGGCCAAGGAGGCGGCGGCCCAGTTTGCCCGGAAGATGGGCTTCTCGGACGTGAAGGTGGCCGCGGCCGAGCGGGCCGCCGACAGCTACACCTTCTTCATCGTGTACGCCCACACGAGCGTCTCCCTGGACTACGCGGAGGTCGACGTCCCCGAGGTCATCGTCAAGAAGATGGGCTTCGATGATCTCAACGCCTTCATCCAGGAGAAGGTGGGACGGCGCATCGTCGTGTTTGGCGCGTGCACGGGCACGGACACGCACACGGTGGGCATCGACGCCATCCTGAACATGAAAGGCTACGCGGGCGACTACGGCCTGGAGCGCTACCCCTGGTTCGAGGCCTTCAACCTCGGCAGCCAGGTGCCCAACGAGGATCTCATCTCCAAGGCCCTGGCGAAGAACGCGGATGCCATCCTGGTGAGCCAGGTGGTGACCCAGCGGGATGTGCACAAGGACAACTCGCGCCAGTTCATCGAGGCCACCAAGGCCCGGGGCATCCACGGCAAGACCATCCTGTTGCTGGGAGGCCCGCGCGTGGACCACAAGCTGGCGCTGGAACTGGGGTTCGATGCGGGCTTCGGTCCGGGAACCAAGCCCTCGGACGTGGCCAACTACGTGGCCCACGCGGTGTTGAAGAAGATGGGCAAGGAAGACCCGAACGCCCACTACCAGGGAGAGCCCACGTGA
- a CDS encoding lysine 5,6-aminomutase subunit alpha, whose translation MPGPFIQDEQIARARQLAEEIVHPIFELIRRNTTVSNERTVLRFFGISGAGARGVPLANLMVDKLHASGVLNRGAAYWYGRALQLGAKSPLEAVERLTALPVEKLGPLSPEMEQNLRAEVRAEARAALEDLQSRIAQRNALRKQFPMSPPPHKYVIVATGNIYDDVDQARAAAQAGADVIAVIRSTAQSLLDYVPHGATTEGYGGTYATQENFRIMREALDEESKKLKRYIQLTNYSSGLCMSEIAFCAATERLDMLLNDAMYGILFRDINMRRTFIDQYFSRRICALAGIIINTGEDNYITTADAYDAAHTVITSQFINECFARRAGLKDWQLGIGHSYEIDPYREDTLLLELSQAMLVRRCFPDAPLKYMPPTKHKETDIFFSHAYDVMADLVAIWTRQGIQLLGMMTEAMHTPLLADRYVALKSAAYIHRAARGIDEEFTVREDGKIAHRAREVFGKAMELLEECRNEGMVAAIGKGRFGDVKREETGGKGLDGVLEKSPDYFNPFLELLEGATS comes from the coding sequence ATGCCGGGTCCGTTCATTCAAGACGAGCAGATCGCGCGAGCGCGTCAATTGGCGGAGGAGATCGTCCATCCGATCTTCGAGCTCATCCGCCGCAACACCACTGTGTCCAATGAGCGCACCGTGTTGCGCTTCTTCGGCATCTCGGGCGCGGGGGCGCGCGGTGTTCCGCTGGCCAACCTCATGGTGGACAAGCTCCACGCGTCCGGGGTGCTCAACCGGGGCGCCGCCTATTGGTACGGCCGTGCGCTTCAACTGGGCGCAAAGAGTCCGTTGGAGGCGGTCGAGCGGCTGACGGCGCTGCCGGTCGAGAAGCTGGGGCCCCTGTCTCCGGAGATGGAGCAGAACCTGCGCGCCGAGGTTCGCGCCGAGGCCCGCGCCGCGCTGGAGGATCTCCAGTCCCGGATCGCCCAGCGCAATGCGCTCCGGAAGCAGTTTCCCATGTCCCCCCCGCCGCACAAGTACGTCATCGTCGCGACGGGCAACATCTATGACGACGTGGACCAGGCCCGGGCCGCGGCCCAGGCGGGAGCGGACGTCATCGCCGTCATCCGTTCCACGGCGCAGTCGCTGCTGGACTACGTGCCCCACGGTGCCACCACCGAGGGCTACGGCGGCACCTATGCCACCCAGGAGAACTTCCGCATCATGCGGGAGGCGCTGGACGAGGAGAGCAAGAAGCTCAAGCGCTACATCCAGCTCACCAACTACTCCTCCGGCCTGTGCATGTCGGAGATCGCCTTCTGCGCGGCCACCGAGCGGCTGGACATGCTGCTCAACGACGCGATGTACGGAATCCTCTTCCGCGACATCAACATGCGGCGCACGTTCATCGATCAGTACTTCAGCCGCCGCATCTGCGCCCTGGCCGGAATCATCATCAATACCGGTGAGGACAACTACATCACCACCGCGGACGCCTACGACGCGGCCCACACCGTCATTACCAGCCAATTCATCAACGAGTGTTTCGCTCGGCGTGCGGGGCTGAAGGACTGGCAGCTGGGCATCGGCCACTCGTACGAGATCGATCCGTACCGCGAGGACACGCTGCTCCTGGAACTGTCCCAGGCCATGCTGGTGCGCCGCTGCTTCCCGGACGCGCCGCTGAAGTACATGCCGCCCACCAAGCACAAGGAGACGGACATCTTCTTCAGCCACGCGTACGACGTGATGGCGGATCTGGTGGCCATCTGGACGCGGCAGGGCATCCAGCTCCTGGGGATGATGACCGAGGCCATGCACACGCCGCTGCTGGCGGACCGGTATGTGGCGTTGAAGTCGGCGGCGTACATCCACCGGGCCGCCCGGGGCATCGACGAGGAGTTCACCGTGCGCGAGGATGGGAAGATCGCCCACCGTGCCCGGGAAGTGTTCGGCAAGGCCATGGAGCTGCTCGAGGAGTGCCGCAACGAGGGCATGGTGGCCGCCATCGGCAAGGGCCGCTTCGGCGACGTGAAGCGCGAGGAGACGGGCGGCAAGGGGTTGGACGGCGTGCTGGAGAAGTCACCGGACTATTTCAATCCATTCCTGGAGCTCCTGGAGGGGGCGACATCATGA
- a CDS encoding catalase produces the protein MKTPLFFISALLMGSTALADPPPLTTDTGSPVGTNQSSKTAGPRGGILLEDFHLIEKLARFDRERIPERVVHARGVGAYGTFESAGDFSQLTRASIFSAKGKKTPLFVRFSTVIHPQGSPETLRDPRGFALKFYTDEGNWDLVGNNLPIFFIRDAIKFPDMVHSLKPSPITNRQEPSRYFDFFSHQPESTHMLTQLYSDIGIPANYRQMNGHGVHAFKFVNAKGEMRYVKFNWRSLQGVKSLTSEEAARTQAQDFQHATQDLYTSIGKGQHPSWELSVQALDPKALDTFSFDPLDATKMWPEDKVAPTVLGKFTLNRTPDNFFEETEQAAFSPGVMPPGIEPSEDRLLQGRLFSYADTQRYRVGANYQSLPVNKSRAAVNSNSQAGSMNSGNTKSDVNYEPSIAKETADQPSALFSQLPLSGTTQQAPITKTDNFSQAGAFYAKLSAAEKERLVKNLAGDLGQVSSPVVKARMVGFFFSANPEYGTRLAKAVGVSLDEAKATIAPLAAATP, from the coding sequence ATGAAAACCCCTCTCTTTTTCATCTCGGCGCTGCTCATGGGCAGCACCGCCCTGGCGGATCCTCCCCCGCTGACGACCGACACGGGCTCTCCGGTCGGCACCAACCAGAGCTCGAAGACCGCAGGCCCCCGGGGCGGCATCCTCCTGGAGGACTTCCACCTCATCGAGAAGCTCGCGCGCTTTGACCGCGAGCGCATCCCCGAGCGCGTCGTGCACGCCCGGGGCGTGGGGGCCTACGGCACCTTCGAGAGCGCCGGAGACTTCTCGCAGCTCACCCGCGCGTCGATCTTCTCCGCCAAGGGGAAGAAGACGCCCCTGTTCGTGCGCTTTTCTACCGTCATCCATCCGCAAGGCTCTCCGGAGACGCTGAGAGATCCCCGGGGCTTCGCGCTCAAGTTCTACACGGACGAGGGTAACTGGGATCTGGTGGGCAACAACCTGCCGATCTTCTTCATCCGGGACGCCATCAAGTTCCCCGACATGGTGCACTCGCTGAAGCCCTCGCCCATCACCAACCGGCAGGAGCCCAGCCGCTACTTCGACTTCTTCTCGCACCAGCCCGAGTCCACGCACATGCTGACCCAGCTGTACTCGGACATCGGCATCCCGGCGAACTACCGGCAGATGAACGGCCACGGCGTCCACGCCTTCAAGTTCGTCAACGCCAAGGGCGAGATGCGCTACGTGAAGTTCAACTGGCGATCGCTCCAGGGCGTGAAGTCGCTCACGTCCGAGGAGGCCGCGCGCACCCAAGCCCAGGACTTCCAGCACGCCACGCAGGATCTCTACACCTCCATCGGCAAGGGACAGCACCCCTCCTGGGAGCTGAGCGTGCAGGCGCTGGATCCGAAGGCGCTGGACACCTTCTCGTTCGATCCGCTCGACGCCACGAAGATGTGGCCGGAGGACAAGGTTGCGCCCACCGTGCTCGGCAAGTTCACGCTGAACCGGACGCCGGACAATTTCTTCGAGGAGACCGAGCAGGCCGCGTTCTCCCCGGGGGTGATGCCGCCGGGCATCGAGCCCTCCGAGGACCGCCTGCTCCAGGGCCGCCTCTTCTCCTACGCGGACACCCAGCGCTACCGGGTGGGCGCCAACTACCAGTCCCTGCCCGTCAACAAGTCGCGCGCGGCCGTGAACAGCAACAGCCAGGCCGGCAGCATGAACTCCGGCAACACCAAGTCGGACGTCAACTATGAGCCGAGCATCGCCAAGGAGACCGCGGACCAGCCCTCGGCCCTGTTCTCTCAGTTGCCGCTGAGCGGGACGACCCAGCAGGCCCCCATCACCAAGACGGACAACTTCTCTCAGGCAGGGGCCTTCTACGCGAAGCTGTCCGCCGCCGAGAAGGAGCGGCTGGTGAAGAACCTCGCCGGGGATCTCGGCCAGGTGAGCAGCCCGGTGGTGAAGGCCCGGATGGTCGGCTTCTTCTTCAGCGCGAACCCGGAGTACGGAACGCGGCTGGCCAAGGCCGTGGGCGTCTCTCTGGACGAAGCCAAGGCCACCATCGCCCCCCTGGCGGCTGCGACGCCTTGA
- a CDS encoding ankyrin repeat domain-containing protein has product MMRKVMKLLACVAAVMAVGVALLASYLFLWERPSPGRVLAVSEAERYLLAAAREGDSELVEGLVKAGTPVNVQDKRGFSPLILAAYHGHIGTVRVLLASGADACSGDSRGNTALMGAAFKGHADIVELLLQQPCAVDQSNGIGQTALMFASLFGRKDVADTLRRHGASGERKDASGRSAQDWARTQTAEPPIPAAEPTAAVPGNQT; this is encoded by the coding sequence ATGATGCGCAAGGTGATGAAGCTCTTGGCCTGTGTGGCCGCCGTGATGGCCGTGGGCGTGGCGCTGCTGGCCAGCTACCTGTTTCTCTGGGAGCGTCCCTCACCTGGGCGTGTCCTCGCCGTGAGCGAAGCGGAGCGCTACCTGCTCGCCGCGGCCCGGGAGGGGGACTCTGAACTCGTGGAAGGCCTCGTGAAGGCCGGCACCCCCGTGAACGTGCAGGACAAGCGGGGCTTCTCGCCGCTCATCCTCGCGGCGTATCACGGCCACATCGGCACGGTGCGGGTGCTGCTGGCCTCGGGAGCGGACGCCTGCTCCGGCGACTCGCGCGGCAACACGGCGCTGATGGGCGCGGCCTTCAAGGGGCACGCGGACATCGTCGAGCTGCTCCTCCAGCAACCCTGCGCGGTAGACCAGTCCAACGGAATCGGCCAGACGGCGTTGATGTTCGCCAGCCTCTTCGGCCGGAAGGACGTGGCCGACACACTCCGTCGGCACGGCGCCTCGGGCGAGCGGAAGGATGCCAGCGGGCGCTCCGCCCAGGACTGGGCCCGGACACAGACCGCCGAACCGCCCATTCCCGCGGCGGAGCCCACCGCCGCGGTCCCCGGCAATCAGACGTAG
- a CDS encoding L-erythro-3,5-diaminohexanoate dehydrogenase has product MSIDLYGLSRVVAEQGVLPQRARRLDPSLPCREAELLIDVESLNIDAASFKQIKEEVGGAPARIAERIQDIVRERGKMQNPVTGSGGMLIGRVKEIGPRHPARETLKPGDRIATLVSLTLTPLVIEEILAVHPEIDRVDIRGHALLFASGIYARLPEDMPETLALAALDVCGAPALVARHVRPGMTVAVLGAGKSGALCLAQARRGLEGKGRLLALDISEKALAALSGIGLCDEALRVDATQGVDVMGAVSRATGGELCDLVVNCASVGNTEMASILSVKNGGTVIFFSMATSFTAAALGAEGVGKDVTMLVGNGYVPGHADLTLKLLRAEPALRKLFETRYV; this is encoded by the coding sequence ATGAGCATTGATCTGTATGGGTTGTCCCGTGTCGTGGCCGAGCAGGGCGTGCTGCCCCAGCGGGCGCGCCGGTTGGATCCGTCCCTGCCTTGCCGCGAGGCCGAGCTGCTCATCGACGTGGAGAGCCTCAACATCGATGCCGCCTCCTTCAAGCAGATCAAAGAGGAGGTGGGAGGGGCGCCCGCGCGCATCGCCGAGCGCATCCAGGACATCGTCCGCGAGCGAGGCAAGATGCAGAACCCGGTCACCGGCTCGGGGGGCATGCTCATCGGGCGGGTGAAGGAGATCGGCCCTCGGCATCCGGCGCGCGAGACGCTGAAGCCAGGGGACCGGATCGCCACGCTGGTGAGCCTCACCCTCACGCCGCTGGTCATCGAGGAGATTCTGGCCGTGCACCCGGAGATCGACCGGGTGGACATCCGGGGTCATGCCCTCCTGTTCGCCTCGGGCATCTACGCGCGGTTGCCGGAGGACATGCCGGAGACGCTCGCCCTGGCCGCGCTGGACGTATGTGGTGCGCCGGCGCTCGTGGCTCGGCACGTCCGGCCGGGCATGACGGTGGCGGTGCTGGGCGCGGGCAAGAGTGGGGCGCTGTGCCTGGCCCAGGCGCGGCGGGGCCTCGAGGGGAAGGGGCGGCTGCTGGCGCTCGACATCTCCGAGAAGGCCCTGGCCGCGCTGTCCGGGATCGGCCTGTGTGACGAGGCGCTGAGGGTGGACGCCACCCAAGGCGTGGACGTGATGGGAGCGGTGTCCCGAGCCACGGGCGGCGAGCTGTGTGATCTCGTGGTCAACTGCGCCTCGGTGGGCAACACGGAGATGGCCTCCATCCTGTCCGTGAAGAACGGAGGCACCGTCATCTTCTTCTCCATGGCCACCAGCTTCACCGCGGCTGCCCTGGGCGCCGAAGGGGTGGGCAAGGACGTCACGATGTTGGTGGGCAACGGCTACGTGCCGGGGCACGCGGACCTGACGCTGAAGTTGCTCCGCGCCGAGCCCGCGCTGCGCAAGCTGTTCGAGACGCGCTACGTCTGA